Within the Thermosynechococcus sichuanensis E542 genome, the region AGAACATAGGCAATCTGGCAATATCAGCACAGGTTTTCTCACTGATTGTAGCTTAGGCACCGAGAAACAGCCTAAAATTTGGCACGAACCACAAATTCATAATCGCCCCCCGGCTCCAGTTGATAATCCTGCGCCTCCAGAAATCGCCCCAAGGGTTCTTTGATCAGGGCACGGCCAAGGGCTGGAGAAATTAGCAGTTTTTTCGCCTTAAATTGCCAGCAAAATTCCCACTGGTACTCGCTGGCGCAGACGTGGCCACGAATGTGACCCTCTTGCCAACTTTGGGCAATGATGCGGACATAGGCCGTCGTTTGGGGTAGGGAATGGGGAGCCACAATGCCTCGGTCAACGCAATTGGGTGACGATTTGATTATTGATGAGACGCTCTTGGGTCAGCAAGTCATCAACCGTAACCCGCAGTTGGCGATCGCCATCCACTTGGAAGAGAACCCGAATGCGATCGCTCCCCGGATAGCCGGGGGGATCCAGCTTGGCAAGGGTTTTGCCCTGGGGGGTGTCATTGAGGGGTTGCACGGTGCGTTCACCGGCACTGCGGGTAATTAGGCGATCGCCATCAAAAAAGATCTCCACACCCCCTTGCTCATCCCCCAGTTCGCCAATTACCAGTTCAATACTGGGTTGCCCCTCCGTCGAGGCGCCTAAAATTAACTCCACCGGTTCGCCCATGGGGTAGGGTTGTCCCCGCTGGATAATGGGGTGCCAGCCATGACGGTTGAGCTTCGCATCCCAAAAGCGAATGCCGTAGCTGTGGTAGAGAAAATCCTTGAGATGCAGCCCTTGGGTTACTGCCAGAGCACCCATGGCCACCGCTGTAAAGGGCTGTTGGCCGTTGATCTTTGTGGCGTCAAAATACTCAGCCACCCATTTTTGCACCGCTGGAATTTGTGTGGTTCCCCCCACTAAGAGAACGGCATCGATATTGTCGGGGGTGATCCCTTGGCGGCGTGCCTGTTGTAGCACCTGGGTGAGGGCATCATCGAGGCGTTGAAAAAACTGCTGCTGGCGGAGAATCTCCTCCAGTTCGGGCCGTTCGAGACGCAGTTCAAGGGTGGTGAAGGTTTCGCTGTCAAAGTACACCTCTTGGGCGTAGGGCTGCTGTGAGAGTTGAATTTTTAAGCGCTCGGCAAGGCGCAGCAGCAGGCTATTGGCGGTCATCCCCCGCTTCACCCACTCATCCACAATCCAGTGGTCAATATCGGTGCCCCCTAAATTCAAGCCTGCTTTGGCAATCACCCGCGCTGTCCGAGGCCGTTGGTTGTCGCTCGAGGTCCGATCGCCCCACTTGAGAATAAATCCCAAGGGACGGCTTTGGCGTTGATCGGTCTTGAGTTCCACAAGGGAGAGATCGAGGGTGCCGCCGCCAAAATCAATCACCAAAATCAGGGGGCGATCGGCCACACCATAGCCCAAAGCCGCAGCCGTGGGTTCATCCAAGAGGCGAATTTGCTGAATGGCAAACCCCTCACACACCTGCAACAGCCAACTGCGATAGGTTTCAAAACTATCTACCGGCACTGTGAAAATCAACCCCTGCTCGACATCGCCGCCGCTAGTGTGTTTTAGTTCTTTCAACAGCGCTTGCAAAAACCATGTGCCAATGGTTTCAAAGCTCAAAGCACAGCCATCCAGCGCCGGTAAATAGCCCTGTACCGTAGCGCCAATACCGCGCTTGAACCGCGAGAAAAAGCGGCGATCGCCCACGACATCAAACCCGCGATCGCGCACCTGCTGCCCCACCACCACAAGGGGGACACTAGCATCCTCCACATAGGCCAAGCTAGGAATGAGGGCAGGCACCTCCCCAAACCCCACCGAGAGTCCAGAGAGGGTTACCGCTTCCGCTGCTTGGCTGGCATAATTCCACCGCGCCACCAACGTATTACTGGTTCCAAAATCAATTGCGTAGGTCACCGTTTGAACACACCAACAGCATTCTCTAATCCTTACCTTACCGAGATTTTCTCCCCCTGAGATCCTGAGAGTATGTCACAATAAGAAAGCGATCGCGAAAAGATTTAGGTGATTTTGGGAATGGCGAGCCAAACAGGTGTACTACTTCTCAATTTAGGGGGACCGGATCGCCCCGAGGATGTGCGCCCCTTTTTGTACAACCTGTTCTCGGATCCCGAAATTATTCGCTTGCCCTTCCGCTGGCTGCAAAAGCCCCTTGCTTGGTTTATCTCCACGAGTCGCGCCCGTCGCTCCCAAGCCAATTACGCCCAAATTGGTGGTGGTTCTCCCCTGCGGCGGATTACCGAACAACAAGCCCATGCCCTGAAGGATGCTCTAAACCGCATTGGTATTGAGGCCAATCTCTACATTGGCATGCGCTACTGGCATCCTTTTACGGAAGAGGCGATCGCCCAAATCAAAGCGGATCGCATTCGCGATCTGGTAATTTTGCCCCTTTACCCCCAGTTTTCCATTAGCACCAGTGGCTCCAGTTTTCGCCTCCTAGAGAGCCTGTGGAATCAAGACCCTGAATTGCAAAAAATTCGCTATACGCTGATCCCCTCTTGGTACAACCACCCCGGCTATGTGGCGGCTATGGCGGACTTGATTCGCCAAGAATTAGACCAATGTCCCAACCCCGATGAGGCGGTGATTTTCTTTAGCGCCCACGGCGTTCCCAAAAGCTATGTCACCGAAGCGGGCGATCCCTACCAAGAGGAAATTGAAGCCTGCGTGCGGCTGATCATGGCCGCCCTGAATCGTCCCAATGCCCATGTGCTGGCCTACCAAAGTCGCGTAGGGCCTGTGGAGTGGTTGCAACCCTACACCGAAGATGTCATTCCCGAATTGGCAGCTCAAGGGGTGAAAACCCTTGTTGTAGTGCCCATTAGTTTCATTTCAGAGCACATTGAAACCCTCCAAGAAATTGACATCGAGTACCGCGAGCTGGCTGAGGAAGCGGGGATTGAAGTGTTTCGGCGCGTGCCTGCCCTCAACGACCACAGTGGCTTTATTAGTGCCCTTGCCCAACTGGTGAAGGACGCCCTTGCCGCACCACCGCGTACCTTTGCTGAGGTGAATAAGTCCCGCAAGCGGGTGAAGCTCTATCCTCAAGAACGCTGGGAATGGGGCATGACCTCCGCTGCTGAACGCTGGAATGGACGCTTGGCAATGCTCGGTTTTTTAGCCTTGATCATTGAGTTGATTAGCGGCCAAGGCCCACTGCACATGTTGGGACTACTTTGAAAAAATTCCGAGAAAAATTGCGGCTCCCGGGCGACAGGAATCTTAAAGTTTTCGATAAAATAGGGGGTAATCTCACTGGCAAAGGGCTATACCTGTGTCCGAATCGCCCCAACCGGAATTTGACAAAGAAAAATTCCTCTTCCCCACCAGCCGCTACCATGGTGCATTTACGCCGCAAAACTTGGCCTTTAATGCCAATTTGCAGGAATTTGCTCAGCGGGTGAGTTATATTTGTGGTCTGGAAACGGGCGGTAAGATTAGTTCCGAGGAGGCCTACCATCAAATTAAGGCGCTTTGGAAGCAACTGAAGAAATCACGAGAGTTGCTCTTTGCCAGTGTTCCTCCTGAGGAGGATGCGGATAGCTCAGATATTGATTAGTTCTTGACTAGTTCTGATGGCTCGCTTGGCACCGCCAACACTACTCTTAAGTTTGAGTACCGCTCCCTTTCTGGCGGCTTTGTGCCTAGGGCAGGGATTATGGCAGATGGGGTTGTCCTTGAGTGCAAGTAGCACTGAGTTGTTACGGGGCGATCGCCTACCCTTGGTCGAACAGGATGAGACCTAAGTCCTAGGGATAAAAGGCCACTTGGGGTAAGCCCATCGTCTCTGGCCAGCCCATCATTAAATTCAAACACTGCACGGCTTGGGAGGCCTGCCCCTTCATCAGGTTATCAATGGCGGACATGACAATAATGCGTCCAGTGCGCTCATCTACCTCAATGCCAATAAAACAGGCATTGGTGCCCCAAGCCCATTTGGTCTGGGGATAGAGACCGGGGGGCAGGATATTGACCCAAGGGGAATGGCGATAAAAGGCTTGATAAATCGTGATCAAATCTTCCCGCACCAGACCCGGATCCCGCAGTGTAGCATAGACGGTGGCCAAAATCCCCCGCGGCATGGGCACGAGGTGGGGCGTAAACTGCACGAGAACACTTTGACCCGCCAAGTCACTACAGATGGCTTCAATTTCTGGAGTGTGGCGGTGGCGCGCCACATTGTAAGCAGCAAGGGAGTTGTCGGCTTCCGCAAGGAGGAGATTGATTTTGCCCTGACGTCCGCCGCCGGAGGTACCAGACTTAGCATCAATAATCGCCGTGTTCGGTTCAATCAGACCCTGCTTCATCAGGGGTGCCAAGGCCAGCAAACTAGCGGTGGGATAACAGCCGGGACAGCCAATGAGGGAACTTTGGCGAATGCGATCGCGATAGAGTTCTGGTAACCCATAGACCGCTTTTTGAGCCGTAGCTGCATCTTCCCGAGGTTCACCGTACCACTGGGTGTAGGTTTTCAAATCCTGAAAACGATAGTCTGCGGAGAGATCCAGCACTTTGCAGCCCTGCTCGAGAAGTTGCGGAGCAAGTTTGCAGGCAATGCCATTGGGTAGCGAGAGAAACACCACTTCGGCGCGATCGCGAATCACCTCCACGGATACGGGTTCCACCGTGAGATTCACCCGTCCCTGCAAATGGGGATATAGCTCTGTGTAGGGGCGACCGGCACTCCCCTCGCCACCAAGGTAGGTAATCTCCACCTGGGGATGGTCAAGGAGTAAACGCACCAGTTGGACGCCCCCATAGCCAGAAGCTCCCACAATCCCCACCGTCACGCGATCGCCCATAGTGCCTCGATATTGCCGCTGTTGTTGGCCTAACCACTGCGATAGTGCCATTGAATCCCTTGTTTCGCCAAGGGGGCTAACCACGGTGATAAAGTTAAGAATTATTACAAACTTCGCCTTGCGATTCCTCTCCTCATCCTTGAACAGCCCTAGGGGAGACAGGCTACAATAGCGACGAGGAACCTGTGGGGAATCAGGAGTCGATGACATCGCCGATTGATTGGGATTATCTCGCTACCCTTTCGGGGGGCGATCGCGAGTTTGAATTGGAATTGCTGCAAACTTTTGTTGAGGATGCCCAAGAGCGCCTCCAGACATTGGCCAATGCTGTCAATCAAGGCAACATTGAGCAAATTAAGCGGGATGCCCACCATCTCAAGGGAGCCAGTGGTAATGTCGGCATTACTGCTATGCAGACCGTAGCTGCCCAACTGGAACAATCCACAACCCCGGAAACCCTCGCCCAAGCAAAAACCCTAGTGGAAGAACTACAACGCCTGTTTGCCACCGTGGTTAGTGAGGTCTCCGCTTAAGACCCATGTCGATCCTGCCCCCCGATAGTCTGGAGACTGCCCTCAGCCAAGCTCAACAGGCCACCCAAGCGGCGCTGCAAGCGGGTAAAAATCGCTTGCAAATTGAGATCTTGCTGCCGGATCTCAATGTGATGGCCTTTGCCGCTGGCTACCTTCCCCTCTTTGCAGAACTCGGTTCTGATCTCAAGGTCTTTTTTGCCGATGCTGGCTCTGCCGCCCTTGCCCGTCGCGAATGGGGTGAAACCACCTATAGTGTACGGGGCGTGAATGAATTACTGACACCGATAGAAGCGAGCGATCGCGCCATTGTCATCGTCGCCCCAACCCCTGTAGAAGTCAACGCCATTGAGCAGATGTGTGAAACGGCGGGCGATCGCCCCTTTATCCTTTTGAACCCAAGGCTGCAGGATGTGGCGGTCGTTGGTATTGGCTACGCTGGTCGGCGATTGCGGGAGCGTTTCTTGAACACCCTCGAACCCTGCTATTACCTGCGTCCCCTTGCAGAAACCATCATTCTCTGGCGTTGTTATCCGCAACCATGGCAAATTTGGCAGTACAGTGAAACAGCCCCCACCTGTCTTGCAGAATTTGAGCAACGCCCCAGTAGGGAAGACATTGAGCGTGCCCTGATCCCCCAAGGGAAACCCCGTGGGCAGGGAGTGTTTAGTCGCTTAGGTGCCTTTTTGCGAGCACTTCAGAATTAGCCAACCCCTAGGGGGTGCTCGGTTCAGGGTTACTGTTACTGACTGGCGGGGGTGACACTTCAGGCATTGCGTCTGTCGGTGGCGGTGAGGGGGTAGGTGGCGGTGGCGAGGGTTCAACGGTGACGGGGGGAGCGACGGGAGGCTCTGCGCTCCTTGGGGGCTTTGGGGACTTGGGGGGTTTTGGAGACGGGGTCGGTGTTGGCTCTGGGGATGCTTCCTCAGGACTCGGGCTAGGGGTGGGCGTTTCTGTCGGCTCTGGGGTGGGCGTCGGTTCCGTAGGGGTGGGTTCCGGCTCTGGGGTCGGTGTCGGAGTGGGGGTGGGCGTCACTTCTACGGGTGGCACAAGGGTGGGCAAGGTGGGTGGAAATTCCTGCTCCTGAGGACGCAGCGGAGGAGGGGTGACGGTGTCCACGGGTTGATTGCGTAGAAATAGCCCTAGGCCAACGCCCGCCAAGCTGCCAAAGATGGCTGTTCCCAATAGCCATAGCCACGGCAAAAAACTGCGTTGTTTGGGGGGAGCGACGACGGCTGTCCCCTCCCCTTGGGTATTTGCCAAGATAGTGGATCGGTGTTGCGGCATCACCGCTACGGTGGCTGTGGTTTGACGCGCCACGGACTGCCCCATGAGCAGTTGCAGCCACGCCCGCACCGTTTGGGGACGTTCGCGGACATCCAAAGCCATTCCCGCTTCAATGGCATCAATGGTGCGCTGACTGAGATTGGGCTGAAATAGTCGTAAGTCCTCGAGAGGCACGCGATCGCGCAACACCGAGGCCACAGGGGGACGTCCCGCCAAGAGGGCATAGAGCGTTGCCGCCAGAGCATAGACATCCGTTGCTGGCGTCCATTGGTGGCGGGGTAAATACTGTTCCACTGGCGCATACCCTGCTGAGAGCAGTCCCGTATTTGTTTCCGTGACCCCAGCGGTGTATTCACGGGCAATGCCAAAGTCAATCAGTACCACCTGATCGGTGCCGTCCCGCAGCATGATATTGTCGGGCTTAACATCGCGGTGCAGCAGCCCGTGCTCATGCACCAATTCAAGGGCACTGGCCACTTGGCGAATATAGTGAAGCGCTGTTTTTTCTGGTAGGGGGCCTTCCTCCTGAATCACCTGCGCCAATGTTCGGCCGGGGATATAGTCCATGACAATGAAGGGACGCCCCCCCTC harbors:
- the hemH gene encoding ferrochelatase; amino-acid sequence: MASQTGVLLLNLGGPDRPEDVRPFLYNLFSDPEIIRLPFRWLQKPLAWFISTSRARRSQANYAQIGGGSPLRRITEQQAHALKDALNRIGIEANLYIGMRYWHPFTEEAIAQIKADRIRDLVILPLYPQFSISTSGSSFRLLESLWNQDPELQKIRYTLIPSWYNHPGYVAAMADLIRQELDQCPNPDEAVIFFSAHGVPKSYVTEAGDPYQEEIEACVRLIMAALNRPNAHVLAYQSRVGPVEWLQPYTEDVIPELAAQGVKTLVVVPISFISEHIETLQEIDIEYRELAEEAGIEVFRRVPALNDHSGFISALAQLVKDALAAPPRTFAEVNKSRKRVKLYPQERWEWGMTSAAERWNGRLAMLGFLALIIELISGQGPLHMLGLL
- a CDS encoding serine/threonine-protein kinase encodes the protein MSSLSLLSVGTTLQGGKYRLDALLSQGGFGVTYRATHTLLHQPVVLKTLNLQQEPPKRIHDLGERFIQEAQRLAQFHHPHIVRVSDCFIEGGRPFIVMDYIPGRTLAQVIQEEGPLPEKTALHYIRQVASALELVHEHGLLHRDVKPDNIMLRDGTDQVVLIDFGIAREYTAGVTETNTGLLSAGYAPVEQYLPRHQWTPATDVYALAATLYALLAGRPPVASVLRDRVPLEDLRLFQPNLSQRTIDAIEAGMALDVRERPQTVRAWLQLLMGQSVARQTTATVAVMPQHRSTILANTQGEGTAVVAPPKQRSFLPWLWLLGTAIFGSLAGVGLGLFLRNQPVDTVTPPPLRPQEQEFPPTLPTLVPPVEVTPTPTPTPTPEPEPTPTEPTPTPEPTETPTPSPSPEEASPEPTPTPSPKPPKSPKPPRSAEPPVAPPVTVEPSPPPPTPSPPPTDAMPEVSPPPVSNSNPEPSTP
- the argC gene encoding N-acetyl-gamma-glutamyl-phosphate reductase, translating into MGDRVTVGIVGASGYGGVQLVRLLLDHPQVEITYLGGEGSAGRPYTELYPHLQGRVNLTVEPVSVEVIRDRAEVVFLSLPNGIACKLAPQLLEQGCKVLDLSADYRFQDLKTYTQWYGEPREDAATAQKAVYGLPELYRDRIRQSSLIGCPGCYPTASLLALAPLMKQGLIEPNTAIIDAKSGTSGGGRQGKINLLLAEADNSLAAYNVARHRHTPEIEAICSDLAGQSVLVQFTPHLVPMPRGILATVYATLRDPGLVREDLITIYQAFYRHSPWVNILPPGLYPQTKWAWGTNACFIGIEVDERTGRIIVMSAIDNLMKGQASQAVQCLNLMMGWPETMGLPQVAFYP
- a CDS encoding DUF7219 family protein, which encodes MSESPQPEFDKEKFLFPTSRYHGAFTPQNLAFNANLQEFAQRVSYICGLETGGKISSEEAYHQIKALWKQLKKSRELLFASVPPEEDADSSDID
- a CDS encoding Hsp70 family protein, with amino-acid sequence MTYAIDFGTSNTLVARWNYASQAAEAVTLSGLSVGFGEVPALIPSLAYVEDASVPLVVVGQQVRDRGFDVVGDRRFFSRFKRGIGATVQGYLPALDGCALSFETIGTWFLQALLKELKHTSGGDVEQGLIFTVPVDSFETYRSWLLQVCEGFAIQQIRLLDEPTAAALGYGVADRPLILVIDFGGGTLDLSLVELKTDQRQSRPLGFILKWGDRTSSDNQRPRTARVIAKAGLNLGGTDIDHWIVDEWVKRGMTANSLLLRLAERLKIQLSQQPYAQEVYFDSETFTTLELRLERPELEEILRQQQFFQRLDDALTQVLQQARRQGITPDNIDAVLLVGGTTQIPAVQKWVAEYFDATKINGQQPFTAVAMGALAVTQGLHLKDFLYHSYGIRFWDAKLNRHGWHPIIQRGQPYPMGEPVELILGASTEGQPSIELVIGELGDEQGGVEIFFDGDRLITRSAGERTVQPLNDTPQGKTLAKLDPPGYPGSDRIRVLFQVDGDRQLRVTVDDLLTQERLINNQIVTQLR
- a CDS encoding DUF1995 family protein, yielding MSILPPDSLETALSQAQQATQAALQAGKNRLQIEILLPDLNVMAFAAGYLPLFAELGSDLKVFFADAGSAALARREWGETTYSVRGVNELLTPIEASDRAIVIVAPTPVEVNAIEQMCETAGDRPFILLNPRLQDVAVVGIGYAGRRLRERFLNTLEPCYYLRPLAETIILWRCYPQPWQIWQYSETAPTCLAEFEQRPSREDIERALIPQGKPRGQGVFSRLGAFLRALQN
- a CDS encoding Hpt domain-containing protein, whose amino-acid sequence is MTSPIDWDYLATLSGGDREFELELLQTFVEDAQERLQTLANAVNQGNIEQIKRDAHHLKGASGNVGITAMQTVAAQLEQSTTPETLAQAKTLVEELQRLFATVVSEVSA
- a CDS encoding DUF3146 family protein, giving the protein MAPHSLPQTTAYVRIIAQSWQEGHIRGHVCASEYQWEFCWQFKAKKLLISPALGRALIKEPLGRFLEAQDYQLEPGGDYEFVVRAKF